The following are encoded together in the Bacillus sp. V2I10 genome:
- a CDS encoding Ger(x)C family spore germination protein — MKRKMLVLFIPLLLLTGCLEKEILDDVNIITVVGYDMENSDQIKGTVVIPVYQQDAPVESEIIEDTTSMEMSKDILTHLQRKSSDPLVLGKVSVVIYSEEIAKKGLTSLVDALQRDASVGSRVYLTVGRESANSIMKAKFGTRGAEAYISNLIRHNIESRDIPKTNLHIFLYDLYAKDSDPYLPILKKGEGDTVELDGLALFKGDKMVSEIPNEKLIFFKLIADKYTEGTYSLQLPKKELAAIQAIFSDRKIEVNKHDPTKLTIKVKISGIVQQYTGKMITPKIKSEMENAFEKEIIKESKQLIEQFKESDTDPLGIQDLLESEIRGFGKKEWKETYPKLSVEIKPEVMITETGVID, encoded by the coding sequence TTGAAACGTAAAATGCTTGTTCTTTTCATTCCGCTGCTGCTTTTGACAGGCTGTTTAGAAAAAGAGATATTGGACGATGTCAATATTATTACGGTAGTAGGCTATGACATGGAAAACTCCGATCAAATAAAAGGAACCGTTGTGATACCGGTATATCAGCAGGATGCTCCTGTGGAAAGTGAAATCATTGAGGACACCACGTCCATGGAGATGAGCAAAGATATTTTAACTCACCTTCAGCGTAAATCATCTGACCCTCTTGTTCTGGGGAAAGTTTCAGTTGTCATCTATTCAGAGGAAATTGCTAAAAAAGGGCTGACATCTCTGGTTGATGCTCTTCAGAGGGATGCAAGTGTAGGATCGAGAGTCTATTTGACAGTAGGCAGAGAGAGTGCCAATTCCATTATGAAGGCGAAATTTGGAACCAGAGGAGCGGAAGCATATATTTCAAACCTGATCCGTCACAATATTGAAAGCAGAGATATCCCAAAAACGAACCTGCACATTTTTCTATATGATTTGTATGCAAAGGACAGTGACCCCTATTTGCCCATTTTGAAAAAGGGGGAAGGAGATACAGTTGAACTTGATGGACTTGCGCTATTTAAAGGTGACAAGATGGTCAGCGAAATTCCAAATGAAAAGCTGATTTTTTTTAAACTGATTGCTGATAAATATACAGAAGGAACCTATTCACTTCAACTGCCGAAAAAGGAACTGGCAGCGATACAAGCCATTTTCTCTGACCGCAAAATAGAAGTAAATAAGCATGATCCAACTAAACTTACGATAAAAGTAAAAATCAGCGGAATTGTTCAGCAGTATACCGGAAAAATGATTACACCTAAAATTAAAAGTGAAATGGAAAATGCATTTGAAAAAGAGATTATAAAAGAATCGAAACAATTGATCGAACAATTTAAAGAATCAGATACTGATCCTCTTGGAATCCAAGATCTATTGGAAAGTGAGATTAGAGGTTTTGGAAAAAAAGAATGGAAAGAGACCTATCCAAAACTGTCTGTAGAGATTAAGCCAGAGGTCATGATAACTGAAACAGGTGTGATTGATTAG